A DNA window from Boseongicola sp. contains the following coding sequences:
- a CDS encoding NAD-binding protein: MKIGFIGLGNVGGKLAGSILRNGFDLTVRDLDRGLAQPFLDQGAHWAESPAEMAANVDYLITCLPSPAACAAVMEGADGILAGITPGTIWAEMSTTDADEVRRMAELVTAKGASAIDCPVSGGCHRAATGNISIFAGCDRETFERALPVLTTLGRRVLHTGDIGSASVLKVMTNYLATANLLTCCEAMVTMKAAGLDLATTYEAIRISSGTSFVHETESQVILNGSRDINFTMDLVLKDIGLFQKIAENAGVPLEISPLMIDIMRDGQSRYGDRAQSDDIIKRLEEATGLDITAPGFPSEMLDDEPEEKGHEVVVKRG; the protein is encoded by the coding sequence ATGAAGATTGGGTTTATCGGGCTGGGCAATGTTGGCGGCAAACTGGCAGGATCGATCCTGCGCAATGGATTTGATCTGACCGTGCGTGATCTGGACCGCGGCTTGGCGCAACCCTTTCTGGATCAGGGTGCCCATTGGGCCGAAAGCCCGGCCGAAATGGCCGCGAATGTCGACTATTTGATAACCTGCCTGCCCTCGCCCGCCGCCTGCGCTGCGGTCATGGAAGGTGCAGACGGAATTCTGGCTGGGATCACCCCCGGCACCATCTGGGCAGAGATGTCGACCACCGATGCCGACGAGGTGCGTCGCATGGCCGAACTGGTGACAGCCAAGGGCGCAAGTGCCATCGATTGCCCTGTTTCGGGGGGATGCCACCGTGCCGCGACGGGCAATATCTCGATCTTTGCAGGCTGTGATCGCGAGACCTTTGAGCGCGCGTTGCCGGTTTTGACGACGCTCGGTCGGCGGGTTTTGCACACAGGTGACATTGGGTCTGCTTCAGTTCTGAAAGTCATGACCAACTATCTGGCCACCGCGAACCTTCTGACCTGTTGCGAGGCGATGGTGACCATGAAGGCCGCAGGGCTTGATCTGGCAACTACTTACGAGGCGATCCGCATCTCCTCTGGCACATCCTTCGTGCATGAAACCGAAAGCCAGGTCATCCTGAACGGCTCCCGCGACATCAACTTCACAATGGACCTGGTGCTGAAAGACATTGGCCTGTTCCAGAAGATCGCCGAGAACGCCGGTGTTCCCCTGGAAATTTCACCGCTGATGATCGACATCATGCGGGACGGGCAGTCTCGTTACGGGGATCGCGCCCAATCCGACGACATCATCAAAAGGTTGGAAGAGGCGACGGGTCTGGACATCACAGCCCCCGGTTTCCCGTCCGAAATGCTGGACGATGAACCCGAAGAGAAGGGCCACGAGGTGGTTGTGAAACGCGGCTGA
- a CDS encoding methyltransferase domain-containing protein — MADKPDLDSAYALNAADDNRQFYRDWAASYDEVFVAETSYQLPDMVAATYLQLAGEWPCLDAGCGTGALGEHLAFGAVVDGVDLSSDMLAVAATKGRYRNLVEANLKEQLPFDDGEYAGLISSGTFTHGHVGPEAFDELTRILRSDALAVISIKPEVWESHAFGPAFDVLVGKGLITGPEIAEVNVYRDPTMAPDGHGDDRGLIVTFRKV; from the coding sequence ATGGCTGACAAACCTGACCTCGATAGCGCCTATGCGTTGAATGCTGCAGACGACAATCGGCAATTCTATCGAGACTGGGCCGCGTCCTATGACGAGGTATTCGTCGCCGAAACATCATACCAATTGCCGGACATGGTTGCGGCAACATACCTGCAACTTGCCGGTGAATGGCCCTGTCTTGATGCGGGTTGCGGCACAGGGGCCTTGGGCGAACATCTGGCGTTTGGCGCAGTGGTGGATGGGGTCGACCTGTCGTCCGACATGCTGGCGGTCGCGGCGACAAAAGGCCGTTATCGAAACCTCGTGGAAGCCAACCTGAAAGAGCAATTGCCATTCGATGATGGTGAATATGCGGGCCTGATCTCTTCCGGCACCTTCACCCACGGCCACGTCGGCCCTGAAGCCTTCGACGAACTCACCCGCATCCTGCGTTCCGACGCCTTGGCGGTGATCAGCATAAAGCCCGAGGTTTGGGAAAGCCACGCCTTTGGCCCGGCGTTCGATGTCTTGGTTGGCAAAGGGCTGATCACCGGGCCTGAGATTGCCGAGGTGAACGTATACCGTGACCCGACCATGGCACCCGACGGTCACGGCGATGATCGCGGGCTCATCGTGACCTTCCGCAAGGTCTGA
- a CDS encoding pseudouridine synthase, whose protein sequence is MPRVILFNKPFGVLSQFTDAKSPTERPTLSGFGLPKEVYAAGRLDRDSEGLLVLTDDGRLQARIASPRTQTEKTYLVQIEGDPADADLAPLRSGVTLKDGPTRPAKVSLIEPPDLWPRDPPVRFRKSVPDRWIEVTISEGRNRQVRRMTAAVGLPTLRLVRMHVGIWGLDGLSPGEWREF, encoded by the coding sequence ATGCCCCGCGTCATCCTGTTCAACAAACCCTTCGGTGTGCTGTCGCAGTTCACCGACGCGAAATCCCCAACCGAGCGCCCCACCTTGTCGGGGTTTGGCCTGCCAAAAGAGGTCTATGCCGCAGGTCGTCTGGATCGCGACAGCGAGGGCTTGCTGGTGCTAACAGACGATGGCCGCCTGCAAGCCCGCATCGCCAGCCCACGCACGCAGACGGAAAAGACCTATCTGGTGCAGATCGAGGGCGACCCCGCCGACGCCGACCTTGCGCCCCTGCGCAGCGGAGTCACTCTTAAAGACGGCCCAACCCGCCCGGCGAAAGTCTCGCTTATCGAGCCACCTGACCTCTGGCCCCGCGATCCACCCGTGCGGTTCCGAAAATCGGTGCCTGATAGGTGGATCGAGGTCACTATCTCTGAGGGACGCAATCGACAAGTGCGCCGAATGACGGCGGCAGTTGGGTTGCCGACACTGCGGTTGGTGCGAATGCACGTTGGGATCTGGGGGTTGGACGGGCTTTCGCCAGGGGAGTGGCGCGAGTTCTAG
- a CDS encoding transposase, with translation MMGPKQEAQAALFYEFSLEDHVPQDHLLRLIDRFVDLSSIRAHLSDFYSHTGRPSIDPELLIRMLLVGYCFGIRSERRLCEEVHLNLAYRWFCRLNLTDQVPDHSTFSKNRHGRFRESDLLRHVFETTVARSMEEGLVGGQGFAVDASLISADVQKQNSSNPEDWAARDIDPNNAPRAVREYLDTLDDEAFGAASTVKPKFMAHADPASQWTAARKGPAFFAYSTNYLIDTDHSIIMDVDASRSNKTAEISAMRKMLDRTEERFGVKSDWIAADTAYGSEDNLVWLALKRQILPFIPVFDKGERTDGTFSRSDFTWDDENDRYICPGGKEMRHTWRTYSDPARNAPSWKARKYRALKSDCTGCELKEKCCPNAEARAVHREKYEIVRDFARRCMASEFNVTAQKRRKKVEMLFAHLKRILGLGRLRLRGPCGVQDEFTLAAAAQNLRKLAKLTPMVPAAG, from the coding sequence ATGATGGGACCTAAGCAGGAAGCACAGGCGGCGTTGTTCTATGAGTTCTCGTTGGAGGATCATGTCCCTCAAGACCACCTTCTTCGGTTGATTGACCGGTTCGTTGACCTGAGCAGTATCCGGGCGCATCTGTCGGATTTCTATAGTCACACAGGCCGTCCATCCATTGATCCGGAACTGCTCATTCGGATGCTGTTGGTGGGGTATTGCTTTGGTATTCGGTCAGAACGCCGGCTCTGCGAAGAGGTTCATCTGAACCTCGCCTACCGCTGGTTTTGCCGGCTGAATTTGACCGACCAAGTTCCAGACCACTCGACCTTCTCGAAGAACCGCCATGGTCGGTTCCGTGAGAGCGATCTGCTGCGCCATGTGTTCGAGACCACGGTTGCACGCAGCATGGAAGAAGGACTGGTGGGCGGTCAGGGTTTTGCTGTTGATGCCAGTTTGATCAGTGCGGATGTTCAGAAGCAAAACTCCAGCAATCCCGAAGACTGGGCCGCCCGTGACATTGATCCCAATAACGCGCCGCGCGCAGTGCGCGAGTATCTCGACACCTTGGACGACGAGGCCTTTGGTGCAGCCTCCACGGTCAAGCCCAAGTTCATGGCCCATGCCGACCCCGCCAGCCAATGGACGGCTGCACGTAAAGGCCCGGCTTTCTTTGCGTATTCTACTAATTATCTGATCGATACCGATCACAGTATCATCATGGACGTAGATGCCAGTCGGTCCAACAAGACCGCTGAAATAAGTGCCATGCGCAAAATGCTCGATCGCACCGAAGAACGTTTTGGTGTGAAGTCCGATTGGATCGCTGCGGACACCGCATATGGATCAGAAGACAATCTTGTCTGGCTCGCATTGAAGCGCCAAATCCTTCCCTTCATTCCTGTCTTCGACAAAGGTGAGCGCACGGACGGAACGTTCTCACGATCCGACTTCACGTGGGACGATGAGAACGACCGCTATATCTGTCCGGGCGGCAAAGAGATGCGGCACACTTGGCGGACCTATTCTGACCCGGCTCGAAACGCGCCAAGCTGGAAAGCTCGCAAGTATCGAGCGCTGAAGTCCGATTGCACAGGATGCGAGCTGAAGGAAAAATGCTGCCCCAACGCCGAGGCCCGCGCCGTCCATCGCGAGAAATACGAAATCGTCCGGGACTTCGCCCGCCGATGCATGGCGTCAGAGTTCAATGTCACCGCACAGAAACGACGAAAGAAGGTCGAGATGCTCTTTGCACACCTCAAACGCATCCTTGGCCTCGGGCGGCTCCGATTACGTGGACCCTGCGGCGTCCAAGACGAGTTTACTCTCGCAGCAGCAGCCCAAAACCTCCGGAAACTAGCCAAACTCACGCCGATGGTGCCAGCCGCAGGATGA
- a CDS encoding peptidase C39 — protein sequence MRSVKVLSAGLILAAATGLHSLQVSAGTLSLKEIREAGVIIQKWDTSCGAAAMATVFTYTFNDPVSEREVVNGLLRQTEPLKVRHRGGFSLLDMKRYAAERGYRAIGFKGMRFEDIRYLDAPIVPVQIHGYNHYVVYKGLTPDGKVHVADPAYGNRNLSRERFENAWIEGIAFVMLRGKK from the coding sequence TTGCGTTCGGTGAAAGTTCTATCAGCAGGTCTTATCCTCGCGGCAGCAACGGGCCTGCACTCGCTTCAAGTCAGCGCTGGCACGCTCTCGCTGAAGGAAATCCGCGAGGCGGGCGTCATCATCCAGAAGTGGGACACGAGCTGCGGGGCCGCTGCCATGGCGACCGTCTTTACCTATACCTTCAACGATCCGGTTTCCGAGCGTGAGGTGGTCAACGGGCTGTTGCGTCAGACCGAACCCCTGAAGGTGCGCCACCGGGGCGGATTCTCGCTCCTCGACATGAAGCGCTACGCAGCAGAGCGCGGCTACCGCGCCATTGGCTTCAAGGGGATGCGCTTCGAGGATATCCGCTACCTGGATGCCCCAATCGTGCCGGTGCAGATCCACGGCTACAACCACTACGTGGTCTACAAGGGGCTGACACCCGACGGGAAAGTCCATGTGGCCGACCCGGCCTATGGCAACCGCAATCTCAGCCGCGAGCGGTTTGAAAACGCCTGGATCGAAGGCATCGCCTTCGTGATGTTGAGGGGAAAGAAATGA
- a CDS encoding adenine phosphoribosyltransferase, with product MNNRKKTVKDYIRTIVDFPHEGIMFRDVTTLFADPRGFRICVDQLLHPYAGEQIDKVVGLEARGFIIGGAIAHQLSVGFVPIRKKGKLPGKTLSQDYKLEYGEAIMEVHHDAIQAGEKVLVVDDLLATGGTAEAGIKLIEQMGGDIIGCAFIVDLPELGGRKKIEALGMDVHVLCEFEGA from the coding sequence ATGAATAACCGCAAGAAAACCGTCAAAGACTACATCCGCACAATTGTGGATTTCCCCCATGAAGGCATCATGTTCCGCGATGTCACTACACTTTTTGCTGATCCGCGCGGGTTTCGGATTTGTGTGGACCAACTGCTGCATCCTTATGCGGGCGAACAGATTGATAAAGTTGTAGGATTAGAGGCGCGGGGGTTCATTATTGGCGGCGCGATTGCGCATCAATTGTCGGTGGGATTTGTGCCGATCCGTAAGAAGGGCAAGTTGCCCGGCAAGACTTTGAGCCAGGATTACAAGCTGGAATACGGCGAGGCGATTATGGAAGTGCACCATGACGCCATTCAGGCGGGTGAGAAGGTTTTGGTGGTGGATGATCTGCTGGCGACCGGCGGCACGGCAGAAGCCGGGATCAAGCTGATCGAGCAGATGGGCGGTGACATTATCGGCTGTGCCTTCATTGTGGATTTGCCGGAACTGGGCGGGCGCAAGAAGATCGAGGCGCTGGGCATGGATGTGCATGTGCTGTGCGAATTTGAGGGCGCTTGA
- a CDS encoding thioredoxin domain-containing protein, translating to MSEKQRPSRRNLLLGLGTFALVGGGWQAWIRRPRALEFTDIDGLPGWRQTVLDGMSVSRSGLSGVAFAGLDSSADQTDPLPANRLCRTLFEHDIPGKVPVAAFSDFFCPYCRVLTGRLAERASDPASDISISWHELPLLGPSSIVAAKAAIAADLQGGYAEFQARLMGGTFRPTARYLTDSASSAGLQAGKLILDMDGQIVTGRLSRSRAAARTLGIFGTPAIVVGRTLVMGEISDRDLDTLIEMERETPARC from the coding sequence ATGAGTGAAAAACAACGCCCATCCCGACGCAACCTCCTACTGGGGCTTGGAACATTTGCTCTGGTCGGCGGCGGCTGGCAGGCTTGGATCCGCCGCCCGCGGGCACTGGAGTTTACCGATATCGACGGCCTTCCCGGATGGCGGCAAACTGTCCTCGACGGGATGTCCGTCTCTCGCAGCGGCCTGTCCGGCGTCGCCTTCGCCGGACTTGATAGCTCTGCGGACCAGACCGATCCTCTGCCAGCAAACCGCCTGTGCCGAACACTATTTGAACACGACATACCTGGCAAAGTTCCGGTCGCCGCATTCTCCGATTTCTTCTGTCCCTATTGCCGCGTTCTGACCGGTCGTCTGGCCGAGCGTGCCAGTGATCCCGCCTCGGACATCTCTATATCCTGGCACGAGTTACCGCTTCTTGGCCCGTCCTCGATCGTTGCGGCCAAGGCTGCCATTGCCGCTGATTTACAGGGCGGATACGCCGAATTTCAGGCTCGGCTCATGGGCGGCACTTTCCGACCAACCGCCCGTTATCTTACAGATTCTGCATCCTCAGCCGGTCTACAAGCAGGCAAACTCATCCTCGATATGGATGGCCAGATCGTAACCGGCCGCCTGTCACGCAGCCGCGCCGCCGCACGCACGCTTGGCATATTTGGCACGCCAGCAATTGTCGTTGGCCGCACGTTGGTCATGGGCGAAATTAGCGACCGCGATCTGGATACTCTGATTGAAATGGAACGCGAGACACCCGCTCGCTGCTAA
- a CDS encoding S-methyl-5'-thioadenosine phosphorylase — translation MSGTTTMIGVIGGSGIYDIDGLEGAAWVSVESPWGAPSDQVLTGSLGGVQMAFLPRHGRGHAHSPTTVPYRANIDALKRLGVTDVISVSACGSFREEMAPGDFVIVDQFIDRTFAREKSFFGTGCVAHVSVAHPTCPRLGDACEVAANASGINVHRGGTYLAMEGPQFSTLAESRMYREVWGCDVIGMTNMPEAKLAREAELCYASVAMITDYDSWHPDHGEVDVTQIIQTLMGNAEKARGLVASLPELLTSKRAPCPHRCDRALEFAIMTAPEKRDAELVAKLDAVAGRML, via the coding sequence ATGAGCGGAACCACAACCATGATCGGTGTCATTGGTGGCAGCGGGATTTATGACATTGATGGGTTGGAAGGTGCCGCGTGGGTGAGTGTAGAGAGCCCGTGGGGAGCGCCATCGGATCAGGTTTTGACCGGCTCTTTAGGCGGTGTTCAGATGGCATTTTTGCCGCGACATGGGCGCGGCCATGCGCATTCACCAACGACGGTTCCGTATCGTGCGAATATTGATGCGCTGAAGCGGTTGGGGGTCACGGATGTGATCAGTGTTTCAGCCTGCGGATCGTTCCGCGAGGAAATGGCACCGGGCGATTTTGTGATTGTAGATCAGTTCATTGATCGCACGTTCGCGCGCGAGAAATCGTTCTTTGGCACGGGCTGTGTGGCACATGTGAGTGTGGCGCATCCGACCTGTCCGCGTCTTGGCGACGCTTGCGAGGTAGCGGCTAATGCGTCGGGTATCAATGTGCATCGGGGCGGCACATATCTGGCGATGGAGGGGCCGCAGTTTTCAACGCTGGCAGAGTCTAGGATGTATCGCGAGGTTTGGGGCTGTGATGTGATCGGGATGACCAATATGCCCGAGGCGAAACTGGCGCGTGAGGCCGAGCTTTGCTACGCGAGTGTCGCGATGATTACGGATTATGACTCGTGGCATCCTGACCATGGCGAGGTTGATGTTACGCAGATAATTCAGACCCTGATGGGCAACGCAGAAAAGGCACGCGGGCTGGTCGCCAGCCTGCCGGAATTGCTGACAAGTAAGCGTGCTCCGTGCCCCCATAGGTGCGACCGGGCATTGGAATTTGCCATCATGACCGCACCCGAAAAACGTGACGCAGAACTGGTTGCAAAACTGGATGCTGTGGCGGGGCGAATGCTTTAG
- a CDS encoding TSUP family transporter: MTFCAVCKAAGTRVETITLEIFLVLSAAGVLAGAVNAIAGGGTFFSFPVLVWAGLPPLVANTTNMVALMPAYGAALPPLRNELKSLGRVMIVPVIAGTIGGLVGALLLLYFGDAVFESAVPYLIGFATLLFALAPTMRSWVTRWGSNSGGESQVWTATLIFGFSIYGGYFGAGIGQILLAALILVGFDNLRAANALKNVISFAISVISVLVFALSGTVAWKFAFILMISATIGGYLGGMLSARAPLAAMRTGIIIFGCCLTAYYFYASF, translated from the coding sequence ATGACTTTCTGTGCAGTGTGCAAAGCTGCGGGGACGCGCGTGGAAACAATCACACTTGAAATTTTTCTCGTTCTTTCAGCGGCAGGAGTGCTGGCGGGGGCAGTGAACGCCATTGCGGGTGGCGGCACGTTTTTTTCGTTTCCTGTGCTGGTCTGGGCTGGATTGCCGCCACTCGTGGCCAACACAACAAATATGGTGGCATTGATGCCGGCCTATGGTGCCGCGCTGCCGCCATTGCGCAACGAGCTGAAAAGCCTGGGGCGAGTGATGATCGTGCCAGTTATCGCCGGGACAATCGGCGGTTTAGTCGGAGCGCTTTTGCTTTTGTACTTTGGCGATGCGGTTTTTGAATCTGCTGTTCCATATCTCATCGGTTTCGCAACGCTTTTGTTTGCCCTTGCGCCGACGATGCGGAGTTGGGTCACCAGATGGGGTTCGAATTCGGGTGGCGAAAGTCAGGTTTGGACCGCGACCTTGATATTCGGATTCTCCATCTACGGCGGCTATTTCGGAGCCGGTATCGGGCAGATTTTGTTGGCGGCGTTGATACTTGTTGGCTTTGATAATCTTAGGGCAGCAAACGCTTTGAAGAACGTTATTTCATTTGCGATCAGCGTCATTTCGGTTCTGGTCTTTGCTTTGTCCGGCACGGTGGCCTGGAAATTCGCCTTCATCCTGATGATCAGCGCGACAATTGGTGGATACCTTGGCGGGATGTTGTCAGCGCGTGCACCATTGGCGGCTATGCGGACGGGGATCATCATTTTTGGCTGTTGTCTGACTGCTTATTACTTTTACGCGAGCTTTTGA
- a CDS encoding DUF2794 domain-containing protein: MNMQTTTSFGGNSGSSTEQIAFNRKELAVILGVYGRMVAAGEWRDYGMSFLKDVAVFSVFRRTAEHPIYRIEKSPKLRNRQGMYSVIGMDGQILKRGHDLKTVLRVLERKLIRAVE; the protein is encoded by the coding sequence ATGAACATGCAAACAACGACGTCTTTTGGCGGCAATAGTGGCAGCAGCACCGAGCAAATCGCATTTAACCGCAAGGAATTAGCCGTAATATTAGGTGTTTACGGCCGAATGGTGGCTGCTGGTGAGTGGCGCGATTATGGGATGTCTTTTCTGAAAGATGTCGCAGTATTTTCGGTATTTCGTCGCACCGCAGAGCATCCGATTTATCGAATCGAAAAAAGCCCAAAACTCAGGAATCGCCAAGGCATGTATTCGGTGATCGGGATGGACGGCCAAATTCTGAAACGCGGTCACGATCTAAAGACGGTTCTGCGAGTATTGGAGCGAAAGCTGATCCGCGCAGTCGAATAA
- a CDS encoding NLP/P60 hydrolase, protein MSDRRFLSADDMSGGQAHRLLANAWLRPKPNATPDRQCLWGDAFQVLKSHGEDAFGYRKKDGYAGWVRQSDLGPNFEPTHFVSVRTTWAWSAPDFKTEPLFDLHLNASVKVTSKNEIWFEIQNGTSTAYLSAAHCADVNEPFADPIAAARLYLGTPYVWAGNSGFGIDCSGLVQEAFQAAGRHCAADSDLQEAMPGQPIDTAGPFQPGDLIFWRRHVGLVTDANQMIHANAHHMAVVEEPIEKAMERIAATETGRASSALRPI, encoded by the coding sequence ATGAGTGATCGGCGTTTTCTTTCGGCAGATGATATGTCCGGTGGACAGGCGCATCGGCTGTTGGCGAACGCCTGGTTGCGCCCAAAGCCAAACGCGACCCCTGATCGTCAGTGTCTTTGGGGCGATGCCTTCCAGGTTCTGAAATCGCACGGAGAGGACGCGTTCGGATATCGCAAGAAGGATGGCTATGCCGGGTGGGTGCGGCAGAGCGACCTAGGCCCCAATTTTGAACCGACCCACTTTGTCAGTGTTCGAACAACCTGGGCTTGGTCCGCGCCAGATTTCAAAACCGAACCGCTTTTCGATTTGCATCTTAACGCCAGTGTCAAAGTCACATCAAAAAACGAAATCTGGTTTGAAATCCAAAACGGGACCTCGACAGCCTATTTATCAGCCGCACATTGTGCAGATGTTAACGAACCGTTCGCCGATCCGATCGCTGCGGCGCGTCTGTATCTTGGCACGCCCTATGTTTGGGCTGGGAATAGCGGATTTGGTATCGACTGTTCGGGACTGGTGCAGGAGGCCTTTCAGGCAGCAGGTCGCCATTGCGCTGCTGATAGTGACCTACAGGAAGCAATGCCGGGTCAGCCGATTGATACGGCGGGCCCATTCCAGCCAGGCGACCTGATCTTTTGGCGGCGGCATGTGGGGCTGGTTACCGACGCAAACCAGATGATTCATGCAAACGCACACCACATGGCAGTCGTCGAAGAGCCAATCGAAAAAGCGATGGAACGCATTGCTGCGACGGAAACTGGCCGCGCGAGTTCCGCGCTCAGGCCGATCTGA
- a CDS encoding carbonic anhydrase, producing the protein MKHARPLPGYLVKRYRGWKATSFAENHAWFRHLATQGQHPRAMIISCCDSRVHVTSIFGADSGEFFIHRNIANLVPPYKPDGDRHGTSAAIEYAVTALNVAHIVVIGHSNCGGVAGCHAMCSGQAPELEEKSSFVGRWMDILRPGYERIKGKSDDEVRALELESIVISLENLMTFPFVSDAIEAESLTLHGLWTDIGEGGFMQLDATTSRFVQV; encoded by the coding sequence ATGAAACATGCGCGCCCTTTGCCTGGTTATCTCGTCAAACGCTATCGCGGTTGGAAAGCCACAAGTTTTGCCGAGAACCATGCCTGGTTCCGTCACCTTGCTACCCAAGGTCAGCATCCTCGCGCGATGATCATTTCCTGCTGCGACAGCCGAGTGCATGTGACATCAATCTTCGGGGCAGATTCCGGCGAGTTCTTTATTCACCGCAACATCGCCAATCTGGTGCCGCCCTATAAACCCGATGGTGACCGGCACGGCACATCCGCTGCCATTGAGTATGCCGTTACGGCCCTAAACGTCGCACATATCGTGGTCATCGGCCATTCGAACTGTGGTGGCGTAGCCGGATGCCATGCCATGTGTTCTGGGCAGGCACCAGAGCTGGAAGAAAAATCCAGTTTTGTTGGCCGATGGATGGACATCCTGCGTCCGGGATATGAGCGAATTAAAGGCAAAAGCGACGACGAAGTTCGCGCCCTCGAACTTGAATCCATCGTGATCAGCCTGGAAAACCTGATGACATTTCCCTTTGTAAGCGACGCGATCGAGGCGGAATCGCTGACACTGCACGGTCTTTGGACCGACATCGGTGAAGGCGGGTTTATGCAGTTGGACGCGACAACCAGCCGGTTTGTCCAAGTCTGA
- a CDS encoding sodium-dependent bicarbonate transport family permease, with amino-acid sequence MSEILTLAANNLISPIILSFVLGVVAALARSDLTIPEAVAKGMSIYLLFAIGFKGGAGVADHGIDSTLVLTLLAGLVLSFMLPFLAFYLLKVLTPLGVIDRAAVAAHYGSISIVTFVAATSVLEGQGIASEGYMVAAAAVMEAPAILSALWLVSRSDASAEPTKGLYREILLNGSIVLLVGTFFIGMATGEEGMAKIAPFIVAPFQGVLCLFLLDMGLVAGRGLRQARGDLGGGAVLFGLIMPPLGSMIGLAAALLIGLSPGGAALMMTLAASASYIAVPAAMRVALPEARPSIYLTLSLGVTFPFNLTVGIPLYTAVATQFAGG; translated from the coding sequence ATGTCCGAGATTCTGACGCTTGCCGCCAATAACCTAATCTCGCCCATAATCCTGTCTTTCGTTCTCGGTGTCGTTGCCGCATTGGCTCGATCCGATCTGACAATTCCGGAGGCGGTCGCAAAGGGCATGTCGATCTATTTATTGTTCGCGATCGGCTTCAAAGGCGGGGCTGGTGTGGCAGATCATGGCATCGACAGCACGCTTGTGTTGACCCTGCTCGCCGGGCTTGTGCTTTCGTTCATGTTGCCATTTCTGGCCTTCTACTTACTCAAGGTTCTGACACCGCTTGGCGTTATCGACCGCGCGGCTGTCGCAGCACACTATGGATCGATCTCTATCGTCACCTTCGTCGCCGCGACCTCGGTCTTGGAAGGTCAGGGTATCGCCTCCGAAGGTTACATGGTGGCAGCTGCCGCTGTTATGGAAGCCCCGGCCATTCTGTCAGCGCTATGGCTGGTCAGCCGATCTGACGCTTCGGCAGAACCCACAAAGGGCCTTTATCGCGAAATTCTGCTGAATGGTTCAATCGTGCTTCTCGTCGGTACATTCTTCATCGGCATGGCGACCGGCGAAGAGGGGATGGCAAAAATCGCTCCCTTTATCGTCGCACCATTTCAGGGCGTTCTGTGTCTATTCCTTCTCGACATGGGGCTGGTGGCCGGGCGTGGGTTGCGGCAAGCGCGGGGCGACCTTGGCGGTGGAGCGGTTCTTTTTGGTCTTATCATGCCACCTCTTGGAAGCATGATCGGTCTTGCGGCGGCACTTTTGATTGGCCTGTCACCCGGCGGCGCGGCACTGATGATGACGCTCGCAGCTTCGGCATCCTATATTGCCGTTCCTGCCGCAATGCGTGTGGCCTTGCCCGAGGCACGACCCTCGATTTACCTAACGCTCTCGCTTGGTGTGACTTTCCCCTTTAACCTGACGGTGGGCATTCCGCTTTACACCGCAGTGGCAACCCAATTCGCAGGAGGCTGA
- a CDS encoding DUF3240 domain-containing protein, whose protein sequence is METHQAKRVEIIIEAPLERRLTDALIEAGVTGYTVLPVFGGSGSSGRWTREGQVSRASGMRAVICLIHPDRLDTLLEAAFSVVERHIGVVSVTDAAVLRAERF, encoded by the coding sequence ATGGAAACCCATCAAGCCAAACGAGTTGAAATCATCATCGAAGCTCCGCTTGAGCGGCGACTCACCGATGCTTTGATCGAGGCTGGTGTGACCGGATATACTGTCTTGCCCGTCTTTGGTGGGTCCGGCAGCTCAGGGCGCTGGACGCGCGAAGGTCAGGTCAGCCGAGCATCGGGTATGCGGGCGGTCATTTGCCTGATCCATCCCGACCGTCTGGACACTCTCTTGGAAGCTGCGTTTTCGGTCGTCGAACGTCACATCGGCGTGGTTTCCGTTACCGATGCTGCTGTTCTGCGCGCCGAACGCTTCTGA